ttggaatttgttttgttttgtttcgttatTGTAATAGTTTGTATACAAAGTCACAAagtaacaacaataaattcattgtgaatgaatgattatttaaACCCATCCATTTGATCCAGGATGTtttaaatgttgttgttgttgtttatttgttgttgtcgccgttgatgatgatgatgattgttgttgttgttgttgttgttgtgatgtttgaagatttgattcgaatttattattatcatttgtaatTTGGTCCATCGTATCTGATTCACGTGATTCTCGAGATcgatttgttgctgttgttgtggatgttaaaaccaccaccaccaccaccactactatatctatcatcatttcgTAATGATCTTATTGTATTTGTAGctgaatttatattttgatgatgatggtgatgactATGATGACTTGACGATGGAATAGCTGCTGCCGCCGCCATCTGttgatcaaataataaaagatGATCTAAATCATCTAAATGTCCATGAAAACTATTGGAATGATGTAgacgatgttgttgttgttgttgttgcgattgttgtgataatgatgaatcattggCCACCGtggtttgatgatgatgttgatggaaaTTATCTGAATTTCtggatgaataataaatagaaTCCGATTCATGTCCGTTAGATGAATGTTCCAATGAATAACCAAAATGACTAATGGATGttaatgatggtaatgttGCCAATGGTTCATAAATATCGGTTGTATGTCGtcgaaatgatgatgcagaTGAATGatgtgtatgatgattatgttgttgttgatgatgaccagaagacgaatgataaattgattcagCTGTTAATAAATTATTGGCAGTTTGATTACCAcgtgtatttgttgttggcaAACTAAATGCTTGTGTATCCAATAATTGTGGATGTGATGAATGATGTTGCCgcgttgatgataatgattgttgttgatgcgttgttgttgaatgatgaaaatgatgatcattattgttgttgttgctatttgAAATGGCATGATTATGTAATGTTGATGgaaaataatgttgataatgtcgATTTGTTGATCCATTCTTATTCCGTTGTACAGTTCcataatgttgttgtgaaaatttatttgatgaatttgaatttgatgatgatgttgtaccatgattattgtttgatgatgatgatgatgatggataataataaaaatgatgtagatttgaatttgaatttgattttgtttgttgttgatttgtcATTGTAGTAGTGGTAGTAGTACCATAATTATTAGTAGATGTATCTTTAGATGAAGAATATAATCTTCTTGTGGTTGTTGGTACATATGGATCAATAGCATTTGTATTATTCTGTGATGGTGTTGCCgatgttgacgatgatgatgatgacaaggaatttttcgtttgatttaatccacttgttgttgtaccCAAAAGACTTGGATGAGTTGCCATTGAaggtaatggtggtggtttatTACCCGAactaatttgttgttgagtATTAGCAGTGGCCGATGCAGTAGCAGAAGCTACAGTTTGATTCGGATATGgtaaataatcataaatagTAGATGGTTGATAATAACTAATAGCCGATGGTGTAGGATAATTTCTTATATTTCCTCCCGTATAACCATAATAACTACGACCATAAGTTGGTTCATAAGTTGCGGCTGCTGCTACAGCTCCAGTGGTTGTTCCATAATgtggatgattatgatgaccaaCAATAGccaaaccaccaccaccaccagcagcagcagcagcagctgtaTCATAATAAGATTGATGATGTGCTTGAACTTGTGCTTGTGATGGTATCAATGATTGCGATGGATAACCAAACATTGTCGCCGATGGATGATATAATGATggtattgaatgatgatgatgactatttgattgattttgatgatgaagatgattatgatgtccACCGGTTGTTGTATATCCATAAATGGAATTTATGgcagcattattattatgaccaACGGTATTTGTAGCAGagaatggatgatgatataatgctgaattttgttgttgtttactaTTTGTTGACGGAAAATATAAAGCATGTGATGGtgtttttgatgtttgtCCAATTTTGTtgctaccaccaccattatttgTTCCATAaagatttgattgttgttgatgatggccatgatgttttgatgaatcaaattgatgataatttgatttagcatttgatgatgatccaatcgAATCAAGATTATATGTATTTTGTtgcattgattgattattagatgatgaacataatgatgaataagttgattcaacatttgaattcacagcaacagcagctgAACAATAAGATTTACCATGACTATAAGAAtccattattaatgatgatgattgtgaatcaatcgaattaCGTTGTTGTATTGCactatttaaatttttattattatggattgATGGACTtgcattgatttgattcacatttgtttgattagaTGCTGTCGATGTTggtgtcgttgttgttgttgttgttgttgttgatgttaatgtttttgttgatgataaagtaCTTGAATTTgttatatttgatgatgaaacatttcCACCAGAATTGGAACCTGGTGTATTTGTCACAGAATTAGCAGTAGTATTAGAATTTGTAgatttaattgatgattgaagatGAATAGCTTGAGATGATGTTGTCGCTACTGTTGTTGAATTGGTTccaatggatgatgattctgatgtcgtattattattattattattgcaattctgttgttgttgtgcttgttgttgttgttgttgttgagcttGTTGTGCAGCGGcagcttgttgttgttcttgttgatGTTTAGCAACTGCTTCTAATGCAACTTCCATAATATCAGTTTTAGTTAATCGAAGTGAACGTCGTGAATTGAATACTTTATATGCCATTAACTAaattatgaatttgaaagaaaacaacaacaaaaaaacattacaatcaaaaaaatgaacagaaaaaaatgcattgGTTACCAATATAAGAACAGTGATTAGAATCAATACGGCAACATAGAACCATTGTTCATTGAACCAACGTTTCAATGATGCcatcgattcatttgataataataaacgacGTAATGTTGCCAATGGGCTGGATGGATCAACTTCACGACAACGTTGATTTACATCACAATAaccattataattatcacaTGGTGTACCAGGTTTAGCATAAAGATCCGGTACATCATATGGACTTGTATTCCATTCAAATGAAGAtcttgttgatgaaaaagaaaaaaataaataaaaatcatcagaattttaattttttttttcaaaaacaaaaacatactTGCAAGTACTATCATCAGAAGGCATACGACAACATAATTCACAAAGTTTTGCTGGTGAATCATTTGGACCTTGTTTACATTGACAAGATTCAAGACCATATGCCATACATATTGAACCAGTACATTCCTATGAGgggaatcaaaatgaaagaaaaaaatgaaaataaacagcaaaaaaaaaaaattctcatacCCCCATATAGCAAACATATTCTTCATTACAGATTGTTTTATTTGCTTTATTCGTTGATGGTGGACATTGTGGACCTTGACCAGTGGATATTTcgaaacggaaaaaaagaataaaaaaaaacatccagaTAGCAGTTAAGGagaaataatttaaaaaataaaaaaaaacatcatttgtttcatcaaataattgtGTATGAAAAGGATATTTGCAATAGCTTGCTGTACGGcagccattatcatcacggCATTTATTGCCAACTTTTAATTTACAATCCTGTGTACAGCATGGACCTTGGACTTGGGCTACAAATCACATTTGGACGTAATCtatgtgaaaatgaatgaaaatcaatcaatactaTATTAATTgggtaataataaataagaTACTCACCGACATGGTGGCTCATCTGGTGGTGAATTGGCACGCATTGGAAAACAACATGGTTCTTTACAATCTTCTTCCCAGCCACAATCACATTCTTCACCATCTTCAACAACTTCATTACCGCATATTGCATCTTGTGGTtctaaatgaaaacaaaaaaaaaaaaaaaaaaaaaagatgaaaaaataacaagaagaaaaattaactgtcaagtttgaattttcattttttgtttgtttgtttgtttgtttgtttcaagtttaaacattaaaaatttcgacaatgaaaacaaaaaaattttcaactatgaaaacacacacacaaacaccacATAAGACTATGAGTGAGATTGATCATCACATCTAACCATCATCGTAGAATATAAAAACCAGCATcgtttgaaatgatgaaaacatttttattttgattttacaatttttgtgTCGACATATTTTACAACTTtgaattcgtttttttttgttttgtttctagccatttgattcttcatttcatcgtatatcatcatcataaattcatTCGTATTTCAAGcgaaaacaacagcaaaacaaaaaaatgaaaaaaatgatcatcttgTTTCCAATGGCAGTGGTAATGATTATTCTGGCATCAGTATTGGATacaattgtttgtttaccAATTTCAAGCCAAAACAATGATTCTAACGGATCTTTCgaaatgttttcaaattcattgtcaaaacgtattgaaaatttatctgTGAATAAGACAAATACCACAAATGAACTACCACTATTACCATTACCGCCAACAAATGTATCCAGATTGGAAATGACTCCCGATGTTAATCATGCATTGACcatcgatcatcaaaatattgtCATCAATCTTGGCCAATCATTATCTTCTGGTATCACTAATGCTATTGTTCGTCCattaacatttttcaataatctaATCGGATCGGCTGCCGGATCTTTGCCCGGATTGTTTGCTGCCAATGGTGCTGGTTAGTgctagatatttttttttgttttgtttcatttcatgttcatcatcatcatcatgccaGAAAACAATCAGAATCTAGAACGAATCtagaacaaatgaatttttttagttctctgtttttttccaaatggCTGATCActtaatcgttttttttattttgttttttcatttaatttttttctctttctttctttctctctcttttgcTTTTTCAGCTCTTGGCACTGCAATCGCTACACCAATTCAACTTGGCACTTTGGCTGCAAATGCTGCCATTTCAGGCATTACTGGTACAGTTGTTTCCATTCCAATATCGTTAGCTTCGGGTGGTGCAGCACAATTAGTCGGTCTTATTGGTACTGGACGACAATTATGGCATAGTACATTGGGTTCTGATCCAAATAATTCAACATTCTGGCAAAATGGTCAATTATGGCTACAACCATTGGCCGTTGTTACCGGTACTAATTCAATACTAGCTGGTGTTGGTTTGAATGCATTGAGTCAAGGTGTTAAAAATTTAGGCTGGAGTATTGAACGTTTTGGTGTATCGTTAAGTAATACCGGTAAAAATGCTAAACAATTTGGTTCAGTATTGATTGGTTGGGCTAATGGTAAACCATTGTATGCATCCATTATTAATGAAACCGATTCATTAAAGAATTTATCATCGATTGTCGaagaaatcaatcaacaacaacagccaatgGATACAATCACTAAAATTGATCTTGACAAAATGATTCCATTGAATTTAGAATCAGAATCGATGATTgaaacaacgacaaccacgatggttgaaattgaaaattcacaAACTCAATCGAaaaatgctgatgatgatgatgatcaaatagctgaaaattcaattcataatgaaaaaactaCTAACGAAATTacaaatcaaccaaaaaaaatgtgatcatTTAAAACTATCAATTATTTCGACactttaatttattttttcattttcatcattttagtcaaacacatacacacacacttgttctctctttttttgttgttattgtttttgtttcaccgaatttgcataaaaaaaatcgactaaaattaaaataaaaaataaaaataaaaataaaaaattgaaaaacaaaatcgacaAGCAATCGTCTTCACATACACTTCGCATTCATATTTGAATCatcgacttttttttcaaaattcaaattcaatttttataaaaCTGTCAAAGTCAtcgaaacacacacacacagtgagagagagagaaaagagcagttttttttttgctaataCTTGTCACTATCGCGACAATTGTCAAgtagcaaaaaaataaaaaagtaaagtttgtttttacattttgctggaaaaaaagtgagatataatcgaatttcatcaaaataagaTCAAGTTtgttttcgaatgaaaaaattttttttttatggaaaCATCAAAATTGTCACACAATCAAactttatcgtttttttttctctcaagaATCTGATGATCTTGAATGACAGttttacatacacacattgtATTCTGTTGTATTCTGAtaaattcatcttttttgttgttgttgttgttgaatggaaagaaaaactttCCAGAAACCAATTAGAAAAGTgagaaaaattctcattttctatatttacaaattgaaat
This window of the Dermatophagoides farinae isolate YC_2012a chromosome 3, ASM2471394v1, whole genome shotgun sequence genome carries:
- the LOC124498162 gene encoding uncharacterized protein LOC124498162, translated to MKKMIILFPMAVVMIILASVLDTIVCLPISSQNNDSNGSFEMFSNSLSKRIENLSVNKTNTTNELPLLPLPPTNVSRLEMTPDVNHALTIDHQNIVINLGQSLSSGITNAIVRPLTFFNNLIGSAAGSLPGLFAANGAALGTAIATPIQLGTLAANAAISGITGTVVSIPISLASGGAAQLVGLIGTGRQLWHSTLGSDPNNSTFWQNGQLWLQPLAVVTGTNSILAGVGLNALSQGVKNLGWSIERFGVSLSNTGKNAKQFGSVLIGWANGKPLYASIINETDSLKNLSSIVEEINQQQQPMDTITKIDLDKMIPLNLESESMIETTTTTMVEIENSQTQSKNADDDDDQIAENSIHNEKTTNEITNQPKKM
- the LOC124498357 gene encoding LOW QUALITY PROTEIN: uncharacterized protein LOC124498357 (The sequence of the model RefSeq protein was modified relative to this genomic sequence to represent the inferred CDS: deleted 1 base in 1 codon), producing the protein MNFLNMRHKQSQNQNVDLDGPTTTTTTATTKTISTSTTTTITFATIIRILLTAIQQQTFDYGLSIIKIAKFLLGPIKSILSWLYTHHHHHHHRRKNRPIHKYNNNETVVKTMANDNDGHWKKFSSSTSSLITWTILFYFQMMIIISSPYFPIFNPVLAIKNSAATAGGDGDNNNVLGLKLNTFIPHFEPLYYDRHRLLHQYTRLKRNINERKQKDDDRMTKKMNMAHDDNGDDDDVGTIGTSPTTTKTANNTTTSVPVIMNSSVDISNNNNNNIAISNQQQQQQIQRDLMNFTSTTATKISSTMIPSLTTTTVTNTIMNLTTIAFFRHNCPLPLYEHDDDFDFIVDDNDQQEHSSSFDHHYIKDIDDEDFNDDDDDHHHHIRLEFSAHNRKFQLLLKSQSETVFAQDIMIESTGNERFTYDMTNVIIGHLEDDEDSTFVGIITKNGLLDGHLQTKYEEFYIEPAERYFDLNFGNYDFHSVIYISGDVNFPLNATHGAATMANNDHHNFFANDGTTSTTASFFVHYIPLFNPFQTTTTAATVGGGGNWLSSFHQNNFDSYHDDALVDQTKMKRRQRRSTNISKAHIMSMNGNNKSSSLMDDNETTILETITSSSTARNDNNARLIDDDHHGGGGDKQQQPRQLKQKQQQSGSSSSSNHGIYWRDMDSLHYTESEPYGIKAVHPRTHWIDDQRHHDRHVVVDPKKTTCMLYLQADHLFYEKMGSEEACIESMTRHVQKVNNIYKNTDFDQDGRPDNISFLIKRIKVHTMEALKDPEYRYPSTYGVEKFLELFSEEDYDAFCLAYMFTYRDFEGGTLGLAWTGDLKNAGGVCEKNGHYRGSLKSLNTGIVTLLNYGKHVPPIVSHVTLAHEIGHNFGSPHDPEDDHACTPGGENGNYIMFARATSGDKRNNNKFSPCSLRSINAVLNTKAKSLKGCFQEPQDAICGNEVVEDGEECDCGWEEDCKEPCCFPMRANSPPDEPPCRLRPNVICSPSQGPCCTQDCKLKVGNKCRDDNGCRTASYCNGQGPQCPPSTNKANKTICNEEYVCYMGECTGSICMAYGLESCQCKQGPNDSPAKLCELCCRMPSDDSTCKSSFEWNTSPYDVPDLYAKPGTPCDNYNGYCDVNQRCREVDPSSPLATLRRLLLSNESMASLKRWFNEQWFYVAVLILITVLILLMAYKVFNSRRSLRLTKTDIMEVALEAVAKHQQEQQQAAAAQQAQQQQQQQAQQQQNCNNNNNNTTSESSSIGTNSTTVATTSSQAIHLQSSIKSTNSNTTANSVTNTPGSNSGGNVSSSNITNSSTLSSTKTLTSTTTTTTTTTPTSTASNQTNVNQINASPSIHNNKNLNSAIQQRNSIDSQSSSLIMDSYSHGKSYCSAAVAVNSNVESTYSSLCSSSNNQSMQQNTYNLDSIGSSSNAKSNYHQFDSSKHHGHHQQQSNLYGTNNGGGSNKIGQTSKTPSHALYFPSTNSKQQQNSALYHHPFSATNTVGHNNNAAINSIYGYTTTGGHHNHLHHQNQSNSHHHHSIPSLYHPSATMFGYPSQSLIPSQAQVQAHHQSYYDTAAAAAAGGGGGLAIVGHHNHPHYGTTTGAVAAAATYEPTYGRSYYGYTGGNIRNYPTPSAISYYQPSTIYDYLPYPNQTVASATASATANTQQQISSGNKPPPLPSMATHPSLLGTTTSGLNQTKNSLSSSSSSTSATPSQNNTNAIDPYVPTTTRRLYSSSKDTSTNNYGTTTTTTMTNQQQTKSNSNSNLHHFYYYPSSSSSSNNNHGTTSSSNSNSSNKFSQQHYGTVQRNKNGSTNRHYQHYFPSTLHNHAISNSNNNNNDHHFHHSTTTHQQQSLSSTRQHHSSHPQLLDTQAFSLPTTNTRGNQTANNLLTAESIYHSSSGHHQQQHNHHTHHSSASSFRRHTTDIYEPLATLPSLTSISHFGYSLEHSSNGHESDSIYYSSRNSDNFHQHHHQTTVANDSSLSQQSQQQQQQHRLHHSNSFHGHLDDLDHLLLFDQQMAAAAAIPSSSHHSHHHHHQNINSATNTIRSLRNDDRYSSGGGGGGFNIHNNSNKSISRIT